CTTAATTGCATTTTGTTACACTGGTACTTTTTGTGCGAAATAAAgtgtaatctaatctaatgtattGTTAGCTGCTTAGAAACACTGGTGAGTGAATGCACTTGAATTGCGGttaacaaaaatgcaaaaccCCTTTGGCAGACTTCAGTGTGTGTAGCTGAATAAAGGCGAAGCAGGATGGAGCTGAAAGTATGCGTGCTTAGCTGACTGTCACTGAATGATTAAGGGTATGAAATATAGTGCAGTGCTGGTAGCACTGCATGGTGTGAGAGTGGAACTAAGGATGGTGCTGGTTAAGGAGCTTAATGTGGTCCAGCTCATTCGGGATCCACAAGCCTTCCTCTGAGCCGCTCTCCTTTACCTGCATCTCTCTatgctttattttgtgttcCATAAAGATTCTTAATAAGCTCCTTTATCAAATGTTTTGGTAAGCTGCTGTGAATGACTGGCATGCTTACATCCCTCTAAGTCATGAgaaatttgcataaaaaaaataaaaataaaaaagcagctgtgtgtAAACAGTGTTGAGACGGGTGCTCTGCTGCATTTTTCCTGGTAGTGGAGACGTGGTGCTGTCCTTTAATCTCACTAAGTCAGGTTGACTCCAAACAGAGCTGCCCTGTTTTCTACAGATGGTTCCTGTCTTCTGGAGCCAGGCTTTGTTTATAACTAGGAATGACACTGACATGTGAGAGAGGAAAAGTTTTACTGTGCTGTGTTGTTCTGAGCACACTTTCACTGCTCTGCCAAACTGCTGCCAAAGTGTGTAGACACACACAAGATATCTTAGATATTTATAGAGATGTTATGCAATATATGAACATAATGTTGCATCAACCAACGGCGTCACTGAAGGGGAGATACACTTTACCATTTGGTGGAAGCTTTTACCCCTGATAGTGCCTGACAGTGCCATAAGTGAGATTGCTATTATTAGCACAGGTCACCCAAATGGAGCTGAGCCCCTCAGCCTGGCAGTGCCTTGCACTGTGCAATGAACTTCAAAGGAGCACAAGAATAAGGTTAAAAAATTCAGCGGCTGCTTTAAAATCAGTTTCAAATCCCGAGTGAGAATGAGGCCAGTGTGAATGTGACAGTCTAGCAGGGTAGCAACATCCTCTGGTCTACGTGCAACTGTTTCACAAGCTGCAGCAGGGCTCGAGAAGCGGCCATCAGCTGCCTGCAAGCCGTTTGCCTCGTCCCCGGCATTTACTGTCTCTCTTTTACCCTTTTCAGTGGCGAAAAACTGCGAGACCtttttgttgacatttgttATCCTGGTGCTATCATGTGCTATCTAATTGGATGAAGAGGTAGACTGTGGGGCAGCCTCTGGCAGCAAGAGGAGGTATGAAACTTTGCTGAAGTGAAGCAGTGatcctctgtctctgcctgtcgcTTGGCAGGTCTGTACCCGTGTTTGATGACATGACAGTTGATTAATATCTGAAGGGGGACACCTCCTTTGATTAGAATTGACTGCACATGTGTACAAAATTCTTTATCTCTGCTAGGAGACAGAAAAGTAATCTACTGTTctagaaaatgagaaaaaacagCAAGTCTGTGGGGCAtggagaataaaaaacacaatgggaaagacatttaacagacaagaaaagtctTTACATAAGGTTCGActaagttgcattgtgggaaatgtagtgttTAAGGAGCGTGACCCATAGTAGGAAAACAAATCTCAGCCTCAGAAAAATTATATTGCTTGACTATTCTTTAACTATTAGCGACACTCATAATGAAGGTTTTTACTACTTAGTACTAAACATTCTCaagagacagattttaaaaGGAACTTCCTATGACTATTAGGTTGACCAACAGGTGGACAGCCATCAatcttctcttgttttttacAGGAGCAAGTGGAAATAAACAACTTGTTTTGGCTTTAACAATACCATCCATGTTTCGAATGGTTCTCAATAAGCCTCAATTTCACTATGCACTTCTGTCTGTCACCGGGGATGATACTTTCTGGGATTTACAAGACTTATATATCgactaaatgaatgaacaaaaacgTGTTTTCTCTTATTGTTTTCTTCATTACTCCCTTCTCCACCCTGATGCCAACCCCTGCTGTAGTTACTTGTATGTGCTAAGCAATAACGTTACTCAAACTACTGCATTCAGGTGCAATGCACAACATTACAAAAGCTTTTGCCTATTGccacatttaatataaaattgTGACAATTATGGTTCACCTCTATGCTGAACATGCgtcattcttcttttttattcccAAAGTGGTGTTGACTACTTCTTCACAGAGCTAGACTCAGAAAACTGAAAGTGAGGGTTTGAAAAGCTGTTTCCACTTTAAGTgtcttgctcaaaggcaccttAATATTGGTGTTCCATGGAGGATAGAGAGACACGTATACTGCACGTACAACTCTCTGATGGTTTCAGGATCCAGACTGGTGAATTTCTCGAACCTCTCAGGCTCTTTCACTACAAACTGCGTAAAGACGCTTTCATCAGACTCCTCTCGGATATGAAAGCATTGACTGTTGCTCCTTTTTCTGTGATTACACCCTGATTTGACGTAAGGTACCAGAACTGGACTAAGGGCAGCAGGGGGGCAGCAAGACCATTGTCAGCCATCGGAACAGTAAGTGGTTCTGTGTGTGAACCAAACAGTTAGAAATGGCCCTTATTAGCTTGCCCTGACCTTCACATCTTACAATCCAACTTACAGAACAGAGCTGTGAACCCTGAAAATAAAGATGGAAAAATATAATGCCTGTGTCTACAACATTAATAACTCCCTGTCccagcagacacaaacagaaagaacaggCTGATCGCTGAGAATGGTCGGGAACATCAGAATGCTCTTACCTAAGACAAATTATCGTAGCTATTCCACAGGAACATTAGCCTGCTATGATGGATATATTCAGTATGAGTAAAAAGGAAGCCAAGTTGATCAGAAACTGCTCTCTCTGCAGTCCCCCCCTGAGGTCACCACAGAGGCATAATTACACAGCTTCTCACAGTGCTCCACTGTGGCCGGTGTGGAAATACTGCCATCTATTGTTAGACAATTTACCAACTGCAGGAAGCTCAACAGTTCACCTCTAGCAGGCCTCCCAGGCCCACACATTTTAGTTAAGTGTGCACtccaaacagcagcaacatttgGTGTTCGGATTTCAGCACTTGATGTGTACTCATTAACTGTTGCAGCACTAAGAAgcaaaaacacagcaagacaTCTGGTGCTTGAAGTTTATGTGACAGCTGTTGAAGCTAATATGCATTTTTCCTGGAAGGTGCATTGGATTTCTGACTAATGGCGGGTCAGATACCACGTTGTTGTGGTCCagtaggtaaaaaaaaaaaaactttttagaCTCAAATAGTCTTAAATGATTCTATATTTTGACTACTGAGTCTATAAATGatacatgaaatgaaacatttctgctcaAAATTCCCTTATTCAAGCACTGAATCAGCCCACAACAGTTCTCCAAAGTGTTCAAGCTTCATCACATCAGTTATCACTTCAtttcaacagctgtcagacactTTAACACCAGCTTGACTtcttttctatatatttattatttatgagtaatttctgaTCCACCTTGTGTACACAAGCTGCtttgacaagtgaatttccccagtgtggaaTTATTAAAGTCCATCTTATCTTTATTCATACACACTTCGTTATGACAAGGACTAGTCATCATGCATTGTATCAAACATTATATACGCTTCACTATATTAAGTCATTCAAGAGGAAAGGATATATTTTCTACTATAGTGTTGTTGACAAAAAGAAGCTAGGACAGGATGTAGGGCTGCGATacaatgtgaatgtgtttatcacagacattttgaatcatttgttttttggaaacagAGAACTCAAagtgtggtgttatctgtaggggCTTAAAATCTGACCACCAGCAGGAGTTCGGCAGAACGTGAGACTGACTcgggcacttctgatgaactctgagagtgtctctaattctcctcggccaagcatcaataaatattacagcataagacatcagaggctcctgaacactttcttcccttctgacctcaccactgacctttgatttcaacaatttctccacaacacacccAGTGgaattcttttttcttcttcttctggtacGCACTTGTGAACATTGTTCTTGTGTGTGAGCATTTAACTATCCTCTGCCTTTGTGAAGAAAAAGTGGCATTCATGAACGTTTCTAACAGCAGATATTATGTAACAGTCAGATCTGAATTTAAATACCACAGTGCACACTGGTCAAATGAAAAAACtatttattcatacagtgaAACACATATCGAATCAAAGAACATTGTATGATACAAGATGACAGACACGGTAACTTTCTGAGCCTTATAAATATTGTTCTGTGAGTCAGTGTCCATGTTTTTAGTCGTCACACTTGGGGGATGAAGCGGTCAACCTTCGCCATGTACGCAGGCTTCAGGTAGCGCTGCAGTTCACCTTTTGTCACCCACAGAAAAGGAGAGGTTGGAGCTGCGGGGCGACTGCTGTCTGACAGAATAGCTTTGAAGAAGAACACCTTCGTTCCGACCGAGCTCTCCGTCCGAATAGCTTTGGGCAGTTTGTACTTGTACACTCCGCAGGGGGCGTTGCCGAGGAAAGTTGCCTTGAAACCAGCCCCTGCCCGAAGAGAACAGATTGGGAGTTCATTTCAGCTGAAGCCAAAAGGTTGAATTGTAAATTGAAAtagtaatataaataatataatactaataaagaGTAAACGAATAAGTGGATGGGTGGATGTTCCTAAATTTAATGCAGTCGTACAATTGCATAATTAAGTGTTGTTATTACCCTAATGCTCTGTTTCTCATTACTTGCTGTGACAACAACACACTTTTCTCAATTAAGTTTTAATCCAATCTGGTGTCATCTAAATCACATGCTCCCAGTTGGTTCAACATACATTAGCACGACAGCAACACCATGTTAGAGACTGAATTCCCATTGAGTCCGGCTATATTAAAAATGGATTGACTCGTGCAACTGTAagacactttaaataaaaaccctCCACCAAATGACACACGTTAATGTCAAGTGGAAAGTCTTAATGGGGAGTGATTGATGGACTTGGCACATTAATAGTTCATGAGCAGTGTTGTGAAACAGTTTAACATACTCAGTCACTggcattttatttaaagagcTTAAAGGCTTGATTTCCATCGGGAGCAGagtcagcagcagaaaaaaacgaaaaagaCAGTTTTACAGCAAAGTTAAATACTTCGTGTGAGCATTCGTTACAGGGTCATATCCTCCATGTTTTGCCAAACTTCCTGTTCCCTCCATTAGCTTAGCTTGTTGCAGATCAATGAGCTGAAGTCTAATCTACAGCTGACTGATCAGTGGAGGTCTAAGTGGACTTGACAGCTCCTGCTGGAACAACTAGAATATGATCGGCACAATGCTGCATATATAAATCTACTGTTGGTTTGCAGGCTTAAGGATAGTTCGACCCTCTAGAAATCCAAATATGGACGATTGTACTGAAAGCACCAGCAGCTATTTAAGATCGCATTAAACTTAAATGATCCTCTGGGATAAAACTGGGTCATTGCAGTAAAAGACATTAGGATGTAGATACAGTAATAATGCAGCAAATGGAGCGTGTTGACAATAATACAACCTTTAACAGCACCTTATAGCCTGCCAGAAGCTATGCTTTTTGAGGTTAATTGAATTACATTATAGCAGCGGCTGCTTTTAGGATTAAAAATCAGGATTTCCACATCCCTTCATCACTCTTCAGTATGCCGTTTCTTTCcttacattttaaatacagttgATATTCTACCAAAGGAGATACTAGAATTGACCATAAACCAAAGATAAGACACTAAAGAACAGCTGTAACTCTTAAAGATAAAGATGGAAATTAAACATTATCTGTTATAAAGTATCGGATCTCAGTGCGACTTGGTGAgattttaataataacatttttttaagagcgcttattttttttcagcatccAAAGACTTTTTACATGgtaaaatcatcaaaacatcaaaacaatacactaaaaactaaaaactatgCAAAGCAAACTTGTAAAAGGTTCATTTTGTGTGAGGAATTTAAAGTGGGTAGGTCAGTTCTTGGGGAGAGAGCTCTAGAGGGATTTAAGGAGGTATTTTATGTAGCGTTAGTTTGTTCCGATTTCATCATAATGCACTGACATTAATGTATATAAACACAGGAAATCGTATGAACAGTTTCCAGTTTTTCCTTCAACATGTCCTCACCAAACTTGCCTTTACACTTCACAGGTAAGCTATGAACTTGTTTTAAGGTAACACGAGTGCTGATTGCAGCATATTTGAGATTTTAAGCAATATGAAAATAAGTGTATTATAATTGCATATTACGGGAGAACGAAGGAACAGGTGTCCAAGATGACTCCTGCTGGGGATATTGTGCCTAAAAACCTCTGGGATAAAAGCGCTGATTACTGTTTACTGATGGACTGTACTTAGTTAGTGGGTCTCATTTCAACACGGCTTACATCAGCTTCTAAAAATGGTCGCATTACCTGACAGGGAAGAGAGGGCTCTCTCTGCCGTTTGCCGCAGTGTTTCTCCTTCCTGCCACTGAGTCTGAGGCAGCAGCCACATCTTCTGGCCGCCGACCTGCTGCTCGACCAGAAGAAGCAGCGAGTCGGCAAGGCAGCGCTCCGGTGAAGTCAAGTTTTCATCTACATCAGCTAAACAAGAGAAAAAGGCCGTCAGCCGTTTCACAACAACCGTGTCTCTCTGTGACTGTGGAGCAAAATCTACACAAACTCTGGAAATGTCACGGggaataaaatgcaaattggAAGTGCTGGAGTGAATAGATTTTCTGaatgtcaccaaaaaaaaaaacactggaagtaATAAAAGTCTCTTTCCTTCCTGGTAATTTAGTTTAAACCCAGATGTACGAGACGCCTTCATTTCCATTCTGCTTTACTCGATTAATGACTGGAGCtagacacatacatacatacatatatacatatatacatacatatatacatacatacatgtagtGCATATTGTTCTTTACTTTTTCAGTCCACTGGTCAAACATTTTATCCATTTCCCATACGAACCTCTGACCCTCGGCGCTGGCTGAAAGCTTTTGAACTTCTGCTCCCAGGAGTCTTCCAGGTCTTGAGTCAACACGATATCCTGGTCACCGCGGCCATCCTCATCATCCGAGTCATAATCGTTTGCCTGCTTACGACTCATCCTCTCTTTGTCCTCCAGCAGTCGCAGCTCATGGTCCGACAGCATGCTTTTCTCCAGCTCCATCTGAAATAAAGTCAGAGCTCAAACTCCAGGACCCTTTTTTAGACCTCTATCTACGGACTCATATACTTCTGGAGCTTAACGTTATTGTACAGTGACATACCACGGAGCCTGCAGCTGCACAAAACACCTCAAACTGACAAGTTGTATATCATGAAAATCTGGAATTAACTGCCCCTACTCTAGAGAATATCATGGTAACATAAGGTCtgatgaaattatgtttttctaaaaCTACTGTATTGCAATCTATTATTTGAGAATGTTTCTAAtaaaaattaatcaaataataaagaatgaatgccaacaaacaaatatgttggCCTGGCAGCATTTCTCAGtcatttaaagtaaatgaaATTAGATGTttcaatattaattaattattaattattgcgCAAATGATTTCTGCATACGAATATGAGTCTAATAACTGAACATACTGGTAAACCCTGAGTGGATTACTTATCCTTTCATGTCTACAGcgggagtgggtcctctttcatggaggctaCCGTATTAAAAAACTCTGTGTTTctacagactaaactaaacagTGGCTCTTAGACAGGGCTCTTAAAATGTAGAAGAAggttgttatggaattttctattcttaggtaacacatggtcacgtgtgggccttgaggtccacGGCAGTATTAATTGGTTGTCCTAGtctaggtgccaccatatctgaACACttggtggccagggtcgaagagacctgttgctgccttcctagatcttccaatctgcgtaaacagacatctgtgtctccagactagaatatgctgacaataacacctccaagggtaaagacattctctttgactaattctggggcgtatagtagtcgtggtgtgatctttgggtttgaAGTTTATCCACCAGGAGGAGTTCgacagaatgtgagaccgactcaggcacttctgatgaactctgagagtgtctctaattctccttggccaagcttcaataataatacagcataagacatcagaggctctgaacactttcttccctcctgacctcaccattgacctttgacttcagcaatttctccacaacaaaggtgagggtgatgtgaggagattgcaatgcagcgatcagactactagatgcaactaaattctatacactggacctttaaattaaattagcagGGAGGGTTTTgagtctcttgagactgtggtggagaggaggatgctaaataaac
The Larimichthys crocea isolate SSNF chromosome VIII, L_crocea_2.0, whole genome shotgun sequence genome window above contains:
- the mrpl46 gene encoding large ribosomal subunit protein mL46 gives rise to the protein MQQKKMSASCGRMASRGLVRFVSRVSSSGLRPLSSTSVCRATLQTKHVTDKATSPWTLMAAVCLQRLPVISSDLSPIEQQFKHMLSQMELEKSMLSDHELRLLEDKERMSRKQANDYDSDDEDGRGDQDIVLTQDLEDSWEQKFKSFQPAPRVRADVDENLTSPERCLADSLLLLVEQQVGGQKMWLLPQTQWQEGETLRQTAERALSSLSGAGFKATFLGNAPCGVYKYKLPKAIRTESSVGTKVFFFKAILSDSSRPAAPTSPFLWVTKGELQRYLKPAYMAKVDRFIPQV